The following DNA comes from Microbacterium foliorum.
TCACATACACTAGCCTGAAACGAGCTTGAATCGATTCAGGTAAGTTCATTCCGATCATCATCCCCCTCAACGGAGAGGAAAGCCAGTGGTAGACGCAGCCTCCGCCCGAAGCGCTCCCCCCACCGCGCTCGAGCTGCATCGGGTCGTGAAGTCCTTCGGCCCCGTCGTCGCACTCCGCTCCGGCAGCCTGACGCTCCGCCCCGGTTCCATCCACGCCCTCATCGGCGAGAACGGCGCGGGCAAGTCGACGATGGTGAAGATCATGGCCGGTCTCTACCGCCGCGACTCGGGGGACTTCCGCCTGCACGGCGAAGACGTCGACTTCACCAGCACCGCCCAGTCGAAGGCCGCGGGCATCGCGGTCATCTATCAGGAGCCGACGCTGTTCCCTGATCTCTCGGTGACGGAGAACATCTTCATGGGGCGACAGCCCACGGGGTTCCTCGGTCGTATCGACCGCAAGGCGATGCGCACCGAGGTCGACCGGATCTTCCGCCGCCTGGGCGTGACGCTCGACCCTGACCGCATCACCGAGGGCCTGTCGATCGCCGACCAGCAGATCATCGAGATCGCCAAGGCGATCTCCCTCGACGCGAGTGTGCTGATCATGGATGAGCCGACGGCTGCACTCAGCGGCGTCGAGGTCGACCGTCTGTTCGCCGTCGCCCGGAGCCTGCGTGACGAGGGCCGCGCGATCCTCTTCATCTCGCACCGCTTCGACGAGGTGTTCGACCTGTGCGACACCGTCACCGTCATGCGCGACGGCGCCTATATCGACACAACAGCCATCGCCGAGACGACGGTCGATGAGCTGGTCCGTCAGATGGTCGGACGCGACGTCACCGAGTTGTTCCCCAAGCAAGAGGCCGTCGTCGGAGAGCCGCTGCTCGAGGTCACGGGACTCACCCGCCCCGGTGTCTTCCACGACATCTCCTTCACCGTGCGTGCGGGCGAGATCGTCGCACTGGCCGGTCTCGTCGGGGCCGGGCGCTCCGAGGTCGCCCGCGCGGTCTTCGGCGTCGACCCGTACGACCAGGGACAGGTGCGGATGCTCGGCGCAGGTGTGGCGCGCCGCAACCCGACCGCCGCGATGCGCAGCGGACTCGCGCTCGTGCCTGAAGACCGCCGCAAGCAGGGCCTCGTGATCGACGCGGGTGTCGGCGGCAACATCACGCTCGCCATCCGTCGTCGGCTCTCGAAGTGGGGTCTGATCACCAGTGGCATCGAGAACCGAGCGG
Coding sequences within:
- a CDS encoding sugar ABC transporter ATP-binding protein; protein product: MVDAASARSAPPTALELHRVVKSFGPVVALRSGSLTLRPGSIHALIGENGAGKSTMVKIMAGLYRRDSGDFRLHGEDVDFTSTAQSKAAGIAVIYQEPTLFPDLSVTENIFMGRQPTGFLGRIDRKAMRTEVDRIFRRLGVTLDPDRITEGLSIADQQIIEIAKAISLDASVLIMDEPTAALSGVEVDRLFAVARSLRDEGRAILFISHRFDEVFDLCDTVTVMRDGAYIDTTAIAETTVDELVRQMVGRDVTELFPKQEAVVGEPLLEVTGLTRPGVFHDISFTVRAGEIVALAGLVGAGRSEVARAVFGVDPYDQGQVRMLGAGVARRNPTAAMRSGLALVPEDRRKQGLVIDAGVGGNITLAIRRRLSKWGLITSGIENRAAKEWASRLEVKTHALDTVASTLSGGNQQKVVLAKWLATDPRVLIIDEPTRGIDVGTKSEVHRLLSQLAGEGLGILMISSELPEVLGMADRVLVMREGRITAEISRDDATSENVMFAATHSSELHA